In Alkalimarinus alittae, the DNA window CCCATTTTTTACCGATGCTGGTAAAAAGGTCTTCTATTTGTTGGTCATCGGTAACATCACAAGGAAACACCATATCTGTGTTCCATTCCTGACCGAAATCTTCAACACGTTTTTTTAACTTATCACCTTGATAGGTTAGCGCTAATTCGGCACCTTGTTGGTGAAGAGCACGAGCGATGCCCGTTGCTATAGAGAGCTTGCTTGCGATACCGACCACTAGCGCTTTTTTACCCGCTAATAGACCCATAATTAACTCCTTTAATAATAGTACTTGTTCATGCCTAATTACGGCTAACTGACGGCTTCTTGAGTGTTATAGAATGACGCTTCAATAAGCGAGCGAGTATATGACTCATTGGGGTGATTGAAGATTTGGTGGCAGTCTCCATATTCAATGACCTCACCTTGTTTCATCACCATCACCCTGTGACTAAGCGCTTTGACGACGGCTAAGTCATGACTGATAAATAAATAGCTAATGTGATATTTTTGCTGAATATTTCTCAAAAGGTCTACAACTTGAGACTGCACGGTTCTATCAAGTGCAGAGGTAGGCTCATCTAGAATGATTAATTCAGGTTGAAGGACCAATGCTCTAGCGATCGCAATACGTTGACGTTGACCCCCCGAAAACTCGTGAGGATAACGGTGGCGAGTTTCGGGGTCTAACTCAACATCTTTAAGCGCCTGGATAATCTTCGCTTCTCGTTCTTGATCATTGCCTAGCTGATGAATCACTAACCCTTCTTCTATGATCTGCTGAACTGACATCCTAGGACTTAGGCTACCATAAGGGTCTTGAAATACGATTTGAATTTCACGTCTGAGAGGGCGAAATTGATTTTGATTGTAGGTGTGTATCGGGTGCCCTTTAAAATTAATTTCACCGTGGCTTTGCAGTAATTTGACCAGCGATAAGCCTAAGGTTGTCTTTCCGCTACCGCTTTCACCAACGATACCGAGCGTTTCACCTTTACGAACAGATATAGTGATATTATTAGCGGCTTTAAAGTAAGCCGTTGTTTTTCCAAAAAAGTTCTTTTTAACCGGAAACCAAATATTCAAATCCTGAGTATTTAATAATGTAGGTGAGTCATCTGCTACTGGTTCGGGTGTACCCGTCGGGTCTGCGTCAATCAATGTTTTGGTGTAGTCGACGCTAGGTGACTTGAAGAGCGCTGCAGTTTCTGCCTGTTCAACAATTTTTCCTAGGTGCATAACGGCGACTTTGTCAGAGTAGTGTCTAACGATGTTGAGGTCGTGGGTAATTAATAATATGGCCATCCCCAATTTTGCTTGAAGATCCCTTAACAGTTCTAATACTTGCTTTTGAACCGTGACATCGAGCGCAGTGGTTGGCTCATCTGCAATAAGAAGGTCGGGTTCGTTTGCGAGGGCCATGGCAATCATCACACGCTGTTTCTGACCACCTGATAATTGGTGAGGATAAGACGCTAGGCGTGACTCAGGTTCAGGAATACCAACTAATGATAATAGCTCAATGACACGTTCACGCGCTTTTTTGCCACTCAGCCCTTTATGTAGCAGTAACGTTTCACTAATTTGTTTTTCAATCGAATGTAACGGGTTAAACGACGTCATCGGTTCCTGAAAAATCATACTGATTTTATCACCGCGTATAGAGCGCATCGACTTTTCGTTGCTTTGAAGGATATCCTGCCCTTCGAATATGATTTCGCCGCTAGGATGATAGGCTTTCGGGTAGGGTAGTAGTTTTAGAATAGACAGTGCAGTTACTGACTTACCTGAGCCGCTTTCACCTACGATGGCGACTGTTTCCCCTTTTTGGATATCAAGGGACACGCCTTTTACCGCTTCTATTGGCTGGTCACCCTGCGAAAAAGAAACGCGTAAATTTTTGATTGAAATGAGTGATTGACTATCCATTATCAATTAAGCCTTCTTAGGATCAAAAGCGTCTCGAACGGCTTCACCGATAAAGACCAATAACGTTAACATAAGTGACAATACAACAAATGCAGAAATACCTAACCAAGGTGCGTGCAGATTTGATTTGCCTTGCGCGATAAGCTCACCAAGAGAAGGAGAGCCTAGTGGCATACCAAAGCCAAGAAAGTCGAGCGAAGTGAGCCCGCCAATGGCACCAGTGAGAATAAACGGCATAAAGGTTAGGGTGGCGACCATTGCATTAGGCAGCATATGTTTAAACATAATACCGCGATTACTCAAGCCTAAGGCTCTGGCTGCTCTAACATACTCAAAGTTTCTCGCTCTTAAAAACTCTGCACGAACGACATCTACTAGCCCCATCCAGCTAAACAACAGCATAATACCTAACAGCCACCAGAAACTTGGCTGAACAAAACTTGAGAGAATGATTAATAGGTAAAGAACCGGAAGGCCTGACCAAATCTCTATAAGCCGTTGTCCAACCAGGTCAACCTTACCGCCGTAATAGCCTTGAGTAGCACCCACGATCACGCCCACAACAGTGCTCAGCAGTGTGAGCGTTAACGCAAACAGAATCGATATTCTAAACCCATAAATCAGGCGGGCGAAGACATCCCGACCTTGATCGTCGGTGCCTAACCAGTTCTCAGTAGAAGGAGGGGCAGGTGCAGGCACAGGTAGATCGTAATTTATGGTTTTATAGCTATAGCGAATAAGTGGCCAGATCATCCAGCCATTATCATTAATAAGCGCTTGAATATAACTATCACGATAGTCTGCTTCAGTTTCAAAATCGCCTCCAAATTCCGTTTCGGTATAGGTATTAATAATGGGTGTGTAAATAGACCCATCGTAATACACCACTAACGGCTTATCATTTGAGATGACTTCAGCAAATAATGTAATAAAAAATAGAAAGGCAAAAATCCATAATGAATAATAGCCTCGACGGTTTGCTTTAAAATTGTCGATTCTTCTTTGAGTTATAGGATTGATAGGTCGATTGTTCTTCATGGCTTATCCCTCCCTGCTTTCAAAGTCGATACGAGGGTCAACCAGTACATAGGTGATATCACTTAATAACTTCAAAAATAATCCCATTAACGTGAAGATATACAGCGTCCCAAACATGACGGGGTAGTCTCTATTTAAAGCTGACTCAAAACCAAGCAAACCAAGCCCATCTAATGAAAAAATCACTTCAATCAATAATGAGCCTGAGAAAAATAACGCCATTAACAACCCGGGCATGCCAGCAATGACAATCAACATCGCATTTCTAAACACATGGCCGTAAAGAATCTTGTTTTCTTCAAGCCCTTTTGCGCGAGCGGTAATAACATATTGTTTTCGGATTTCATCTAGAAATGAGTTTTTGGTGAGGAGTGCTAAAGTGGCAAAGCCACCAATAACGTTAGCGGTTATCGGTAAAACCAAGTGCCAAAAGTAGTCGGCAATTTTTCCGAAAAACGTTAAATCGTCAAAATTGTTTGAAACGATCCCTCTTAATGGGAACCAATCTAGATAAGTGCCGCCAGCGAATAGCACGATTAATAAGACGGCAAACAGAAAACCGGGTATTGCATAGCCGACAACAATAAGACTACTAGTCCATACATCAAACTTGGAACCATCATAGACTGCTTTTTTAATGCCTAAAGGTATAGAAATTAGGTAAATAATGAGCGTGGACCAAAGCCCGATAGATATTGAAACTGGCATTTTTTCAATGACCAAATCAATAACAGACTGATCTCTAAAAAAGCTATCACCAAAATCAAAGAACACGTAGCTTTTAATCATTAGCCAGAAACGTTCATGAGGGGGCTTGTCAAAGCCATATAGCTTTTCGATTTCTTTAACGAGCTCTGAATCTAACCCTTGAGCGCCACGATAGGATGAGTTATCGCCACTAGATGAAGATACCTCGACCGACATGCTATCACCCATGCGGTTCTGTACGCTTGAATCTAAACCTTGTAACTTAGCTAAGGTTTGTTCAACGGGCCCACCAGGGGCCGCTTGTATAATAAGGAAGTTAAGTAGCATGATCCCAAACAGGGTTGGAATCATTAACAGTATGCGCCGTAAAATATAAACAGACATAAGTGAATTCTGCTGTGTGAATTAGGTTAATTTATTGGTCGTTTGTCCACCAAGTATCAAAATCAACACCCGCTTTAGGAAATACTTTCGGGTGGCTTAAACGTTTCCAATAAGCAATCCGCTGTTTTGGTAGGTGCCATTGGGGAATAACATAGTGATAGGACAATAGGATTCTGTCGAGCACTCTTGTGCGCGTCACTAATGACTCTCTATCGGGGGCTGCAATGATCATGTCGACTAACTGGTCGACGACAGGGTCAGAGACGCCAATATAGTTGCGAGTTCCAGGTGTAGTAGTATTTGTTGAATACCAATAGTCCCGCTGTTCATTACCGGGCGAGTTAGACTGAGATAAGGTCATTATAAACATATCATAGTCATACTCTCTCACACGACCAATGTACTGGTTTGTGTCGACTAAGCGTATATCTGCTTGAATACCGAGGGTAGAAAGGTTCTTGGTGAATGGGTGAATAATACGTTCGAAGCTTTTTTGGTATAACAAAATCTCAAATTTAAACGGTTGAGAGGTTTTTTCGTTAACAAGTTGTTTATTTTTAACCGTCCATCCTGCTTCTTTAAGTAATTTAAGCGCTGTACGAAGATTTTTACGGACTTTACCAGAACCGTCTGTTTTAGGGGCTTGGTTAACGGTTGTGAATACGCTGTCGGGTATTTGCCCTCTAAACGTATTCAGAATAGCAAGCTCTTCTTTGCTTGGCAGCCCTGATGACGCTAGTTCGGAGTTTTCAAAGTAGCTGTTAGTACGCTTGTATTGACCAAAAAAGAGTTGTTTGTTGGTCCACTCAAAGTCAAAGGCATAGCTAAGCGCTTCACGTACCTTAGGGTCTTTGAAGATATCTTTTCGAGTGTTAAATATAAAGCCTTGCATGCCCACAGGCTGCTCGTGCTCGACCTCTTCTTTAACGATCAGGCCATTGTTGAATTTATCGCCGGAGTAAGACGTAGCCCAGTTTTTGGCTATATTCTCGACGATAAAATCGTATTCACCCGCCTTAAATGCTTCAAGCGCTATGGTTTGATCGCCATAGTATTCGAATATTATTTCATCAAAATTATAGAGTCCTTTATTAACGGGGAGGTCTTTAGCCCAATAATTAGGGTTACGTTTATAGCTGATGGATCGACCCGTGTTAAATGAGTCTATTTTATAAGGCCCGCTGCCTAATGGGGTCTCTAGGGTCGACTTAGAAAAGTCACGAGACGCCCAATAATGCTCAGGTAGTACCGGAAGCTGGCCGAGTATCAAGGGTAATTCACGGTTTTTGTTATTCTTAAAGTCAAAGCGTACTTGATATTGACCTGTTTTGCTGACATTCAATACGTCGCCATAATAGGCTTTGTAAAAAGGAGCACCATGCTCAATAAGGCTGTTAAAGGTAAAAATAACATCTTCAGGCAGTATAGGGTGGTTGTCTTGAAAGCGGGC includes these proteins:
- a CDS encoding ABC transporter ATP-binding protein, giving the protein MDSQSLISIKNLRVSFSQGDQPIEAVKGVSLDIQKGETVAIVGESGSGKSVTALSILKLLPYPKAYHPSGEIIFEGQDILQSNEKSMRSIRGDKISMIFQEPMTSFNPLHSIEKQISETLLLHKGLSGKKARERVIELLSLVGIPEPESRLASYPHQLSGGQKQRVMIAMALANEPDLLIADEPTTALDVTVQKQVLELLRDLQAKLGMAILLITHDLNIVRHYSDKVAVMHLGKIVEQAETAALFKSPSVDYTKTLIDADPTGTPEPVADDSPTLLNTQDLNIWFPVKKNFFGKTTAYFKAANNITISVRKGETLGIVGESGSGKTTLGLSLVKLLQSHGEINFKGHPIHTYNQNQFRPLRREIQIVFQDPYGSLSPRMSVQQIIEEGLVIHQLGNDQEREAKIIQALKDVELDPETRHRYPHEFSGGQRQRIAIARALVLQPELIILDEPTSALDRTVQSQVVDLLRNIQQKYHISYLFISHDLAVVKALSHRVMVMKQGEVIEYGDCHQIFNHPNESYTRSLIEASFYNTQEAVS
- a CDS encoding extracellular solute-binding protein, with the translated sequence MTSMQHPSTTHSNALNAVITSIKLAGFSLFMSLSLASPTQAINSDSHQAVMKDTTPTTPKHGVAMHGDVKYPADFTHFDYVNPYAPKGGTVRRSVVSNSYDSFHPFVLKGVPAAGVSHYLYDTLTVQSEDEAFSQYGLIAEKIEMPADRSWVTFHINPKARFQDNHPILPEDVIFTFNSLIEHGAPFYKAYYGDVLNVSKTGQYQVRFDFKNNKNRELPLILGQLPVLPEHYWASRDFSKSTLETPLGSGPYKIDSFNTGRSISYKRNPNYWAKDLPVNKGLYNFDEIIFEYYGDQTIALEAFKAGEYDFIVENIAKNWATSYSGDKFNNGLIVKEEVEHEQPVGMQGFIFNTRKDIFKDPKVREALSYAFDFEWTNKQLFFGQYKRTNSYFENSELASSGLPSKEELAILNTFRGQIPDSVFTTVNQAPKTDGSGKVRKNLRTALKLLKEAGWTVKNKQLVNEKTSQPFKFEILLYQKSFERIIHPFTKNLSTLGIQADIRLVDTNQYIGRVREYDYDMFIMTLSQSNSPGNEQRDYWYSTNTTTPGTRNYIGVSDPVVDQLVDMIIAAPDRESLVTRTRVLDRILLSYHYVIPQWHLPKQRIAYWKRLSHPKVFPKAGVDFDTWWTNDQ
- a CDS encoding ABC transporter permease, producing MKNNRPINPITQRRIDNFKANRRGYYSLWIFAFLFFITLFAEVISNDKPLVVYYDGSIYTPIINTYTETEFGGDFETEADYRDSYIQALINDNGWMIWPLIRYSYKTINYDLPVPAPAPPSTENWLGTDDQGRDVFARLIYGFRISILFALTLTLLSTVVGVIVGATQGYYGGKVDLVGQRLIEIWSGLPVLYLLIILSSFVQPSFWWLLGIMLLFSWMGLVDVVRAEFLRARNFEYVRAARALGLSNRGIMFKHMLPNAMVATLTFMPFILTGAIGGLTSLDFLGFGMPLGSPSLGELIAQGKSNLHAPWLGISAFVVLSLMLTLLVFIGEAVRDAFDPKKA
- a CDS encoding microcin C ABC transporter permease YejB — protein: MSVYILRRILLMIPTLFGIMLLNFLIIQAAPGGPVEQTLAKLQGLDSSVQNRMGDSMSVEVSSSSGDNSSYRGAQGLDSELVKEIEKLYGFDKPPHERFWLMIKSYVFFDFGDSFFRDQSVIDLVIEKMPVSISIGLWSTLIIYLISIPLGIKKAVYDGSKFDVWTSSLIVVGYAIPGFLFAVLLIVLFAGGTYLDWFPLRGIVSNNFDDLTFFGKIADYFWHLVLPITANVIGGFATLALLTKNSFLDEIRKQYVITARAKGLEENKILYGHVFRNAMLIVIAGMPGLLMALFFSGSLLIEVIFSLDGLGLLGFESALNRDYPVMFGTLYIFTLMGLFLKLLSDITYVLVDPRIDFESREG